The candidate division KSB1 bacterium genomic sequence GTTCGCTACTACGGCTTTCTGTCTTCCTCGCATCGCAAGCGTTTGGAGAAAGTCAAAGAACTGTTGAATGTCAAAACCGTCGCGACAGAACCAACTGACGCTGCCGGAACGGAAGCGCCCGAAGAATGCGAAGCTCGCGTCATGCGCTGTCCCAAATGCGGCGGCGCCATGAAACTGGTCGGCGAAATAACGCCGAAGCGAACAAGAGCGCCGTAATCACATCAGGGCGGTGATTTGAAATTCACGTGTTGATCGCAGGACGCAAAAATGCGATTTTGGGCGTCACGGGAGAAGTACGCCCTGCCCGTTCGTCAATGCCATGCTGAACGCATGAAAGACTATCGCGCAAGATGAAAAAAGTCTCAAAGAACATCCCCACACACTTCAATCAGGGCCATTGGTGCATCTCACCGGTGGTCTTGAAACCCGTCAGCACCCTCCCATCTTTGACTCAAAGCTCAAATAAATTAGGAAAG encodes the following:
- a CDS encoding transposase is translated as MQHVLPHRFIKVRYYGFLSSSHRKRLEKVKELLNVKTVATEPTDAAGTEAPEECEARVMRCPKCGGAMKLVGEITPKRTRAP